Part of the Deinococcus roseus genome, ATCGAAATCCACATGTTTGAAGGCCGCACAGAAGCCACCAAACGCGCCCTGATCGAGCAGCTTTTCATTGAACTGGAACACATCGGCGTAACCCGTCAGGATGTGGAAGTGATCCTCATCGAAACCCCGAAGGTCAACTGGGGCATCCGGGGCAAGAACGGCGCAGATCTGGCGCTCAACTACAAGGTAGAGGTGTAAGCATGGATGTCAACCTGAAAGTGCTGGTCATCGACAATTACGACAGTTTCACCTACAACATCGTGCAGTACCTCGGAGAATTTGGCATCGAAGCCGAGGTGTGGAGAAACGACCAGTTCGAGCTTGCAGACATCGACAGGCTGCAGCCTGACCGCATCATCATCTCCCCTGGTCCCTGCACCCCCAGCGAAGCCGGTCTGAGCATCCCAGTGATCGAGAAATACGCAGCCCAGATCCCCATTCTGGGCGTGTGCCTGGGACACCAGAGCATGGGGCAGGCTTTCGGGGGAAATGTGGTGCGGGCCAAACACATCATGCACGGCAAGATGTCCCGCATCCAGCACAACGAAAAAGGCGTGTTTGCTGGGATTCCAGAAGACATTCAGGTGACCCGCTACCATTCCCTGGTGGTGGAAGACCTGCCCGAAACCCTGGAAGCCACCGCCTGGACCACCGAGGTGGATGGCAGCAAAACCCTGATGGCCCTGCGCCACAAGCAGTACCCCATGCACGGCGTGCAGTTCCACCCGGAATCCATCGCCAGTGAACACGGGCACAGGATGCTGAAGAATTTTCTGGATGATCCGTTTTAACCCCACCTTGCTGCGCTTCGCTGTCCTCCCCTGAAAGGGGAGGTTGGTGTCAACTGAAATGTGCACCATCTCAACAGCCAACTGCCTCCTGTTCCGTCTAGCCCTTGGCCCCCGATCCCTGGCCCCTGGCCCCTAAAATCAATTGAGGTCTTCGATGCTTCAGAAACTGTTGTCCGGTCAGGTGCTGTCTTTCGATGAAGCCGCGGTGTTCATGCGGCAGGTGATGAGTGATCAGGTGAGTCCTGTGCGGCTTTCTGCTGCACTGGCTGCACTCCGTGTCCGGGGGGAATCCCCTCAGGAAATTGCAGG contains:
- a CDS encoding tautomerase family protein, which encodes MANIKIYGHKAFLVPHKEVLSEAIHKAVVVALQYPLDKKFHRFLPLDEGFFIHPADRSEKYLDIEIHMFEGRTEATKRALIEQLFIELEHIGVTRQDVEVILIETPKVNWGIRGKNGADLALNYKVEV
- a CDS encoding anthranilate synthase component II, with product MDVNLKVLVIDNYDSFTYNIVQYLGEFGIEAEVWRNDQFELADIDRLQPDRIIISPGPCTPSEAGLSIPVIEKYAAQIPILGVCLGHQSMGQAFGGNVVRAKHIMHGKMSRIQHNEKGVFAGIPEDIQVTRYHSLVVEDLPETLEATAWTTEVDGSKTLMALRHKQYPMHGVQFHPESIASEHGHRMLKNFLDDPF